In Scatophagus argus isolate fScaArg1 chromosome 7, fScaArg1.pri, whole genome shotgun sequence, a genomic segment contains:
- the nap1l4a gene encoding nucleosome assembly protein 1-like 4a isoform X1 has protein sequence MDANKGKGDQGMQNPGGQMDRPANFHFLESMLPKVVKRRVHALKRLQVQCANIEAKFYEEVHELERKYAALYQPLFDKRRDIVTGTVEPTDEECEWHSDREEEEELAEEVKEKACIEDAKKEEAMPEEDPKGIPEFWLTIFKSVDMLSDMLQEHDEPILKHLKDIQVKFSEPGQPMSFTLEFHFEPNGYFNNAVLTKVYKMKSEPDASDPFSFEGPEIIDCEGCQIDWHKGKDVTVKTIKKKQKHKGRGTVRTVTKQVPNDSFFNFFNPVKASPDGEMDEDSEFTLATDFEIGHFFRERIVPRAVLYFTGEALEDDESFEEEELDEGDEEEQDEEGDDDDDEGDFDPKKEQPQPAECKQQ, from the exons ATGGACGCCAATAAAG GTAAAGGGGATCAAGGGATGCAAAATCCAGGAGGGCAGATGGACAGACCTGCCAACTTTCACTTCTTGGAAAG CATGCTTCCCAAAGTAGTGAAGAGGCGAGTGCACGCCTTGAAAAGGCTACAGGTGCAGTGTGCCAACATAGAGGCTAAATTCTACGAGGAGGTCCATGAGCTAGAGAGAAAGTATGCCGCTCTTTATCAGCCGCTGTTCGATAAG agACGAGATATTGTCACAGGAACCGTGGAACCCACAGATGAAGAGTGTGAGTGGCACAGcgacagagaggaagaggaggagctggct GAGGAGGTAAAGGAAAAAGCTTGTATTGAAGATGcaaagaaagaggaagcaaTGCCAGAGGAGGACCCTAAAGGCATCCCTGAGTTCTGGCTCACCATATTCAAGAGTGTGGACATGCTCAGTGACATGCTACAG GAACACGATGAGCCCATCCTAAAGCACCTGAAAGATATTCAAGTGAAGTTTTCTGAGCCTGGTCAGCCAATG AGTTTCACATTAGAGTTTCACTTCGAGCCAAATGGTTACTTCAATAATGCAGTTCTCACTAAAGTCTACAAGATGAAGTCAGAGCCTGATGCCTCAGACCCTTTCTCATTTGAGGGGCCAGAGATCATTGACTGTGAAGG CTGTCAGATAGACTGGCACAAGGGGAAGGATGTGACCGTGAAAACCATtaagaagaaacagaagcatAAAGGCCGTGGCACTGTCCGCACTGTTACCAAACAGGTTCCCAACGACTCATTCTTCAACTTCTTTAATCCTGTCAAAG CTTCACCAGATGGAGAAATG GACGAAGACTCTGAGTTCACCCTAGCCACAGACTTTGAGATTGGTCATTTCTTCCGTGAGAGAATAGTTCCCAGAGCAGTGCTGTATTTCACTGGAGAGGCTCTGGAAGATGatgagagt tttgaagaggaggagctggacgAGGGAGATGAAGAG GAGCAAGATGAGGAgggtgatgatgacgatgacgagGGAGACTTTGACCCCAAG AAAGAACAGCCCCAGCCTGCCGAATGCAAACAGCAGTAA
- the nap1l4a gene encoding nucleosome assembly protein 1-like 4a isoform X2: MDANKGKGDQGMQNPGGQMDRPANFHFLESMLPKVVKRRVHALKRLQVQCANIEAKFYEEVHELERKYAALYQPLFDKRRDIVTGTVEPTDEECEWHSDREEEEELAEEVKEKACIEDAKKEEAMPEEDPKGIPEFWLTIFKSVDMLSDMLQEHDEPILKHLKDIQVKFSEPGQPMSFTLEFHFEPNGYFNNAVLTKVYKMKSEPDASDPFSFEGPEIIDCEGCQIDWHKGKDVTVKTIKKKQKHKGRGTVRTVTKQVPNDSFFNFFNPVKASPDGEMDEDSEFTLATDFEIGHFFRERIVPRAVLYFTGEALEDDESFEEEELDEGDEEEQDEEGDDDDDEGDFDPKA; the protein is encoded by the exons ATGGACGCCAATAAAG GTAAAGGGGATCAAGGGATGCAAAATCCAGGAGGGCAGATGGACAGACCTGCCAACTTTCACTTCTTGGAAAG CATGCTTCCCAAAGTAGTGAAGAGGCGAGTGCACGCCTTGAAAAGGCTACAGGTGCAGTGTGCCAACATAGAGGCTAAATTCTACGAGGAGGTCCATGAGCTAGAGAGAAAGTATGCCGCTCTTTATCAGCCGCTGTTCGATAAG agACGAGATATTGTCACAGGAACCGTGGAACCCACAGATGAAGAGTGTGAGTGGCACAGcgacagagaggaagaggaggagctggct GAGGAGGTAAAGGAAAAAGCTTGTATTGAAGATGcaaagaaagaggaagcaaTGCCAGAGGAGGACCCTAAAGGCATCCCTGAGTTCTGGCTCACCATATTCAAGAGTGTGGACATGCTCAGTGACATGCTACAG GAACACGATGAGCCCATCCTAAAGCACCTGAAAGATATTCAAGTGAAGTTTTCTGAGCCTGGTCAGCCAATG AGTTTCACATTAGAGTTTCACTTCGAGCCAAATGGTTACTTCAATAATGCAGTTCTCACTAAAGTCTACAAGATGAAGTCAGAGCCTGATGCCTCAGACCCTTTCTCATTTGAGGGGCCAGAGATCATTGACTGTGAAGG CTGTCAGATAGACTGGCACAAGGGGAAGGATGTGACCGTGAAAACCATtaagaagaaacagaagcatAAAGGCCGTGGCACTGTCCGCACTGTTACCAAACAGGTTCCCAACGACTCATTCTTCAACTTCTTTAATCCTGTCAAAG CTTCACCAGATGGAGAAATG GACGAAGACTCTGAGTTCACCCTAGCCACAGACTTTGAGATTGGTCATTTCTTCCGTGAGAGAATAGTTCCCAGAGCAGTGCTGTATTTCACTGGAGAGGCTCTGGAAGATGatgagagt tttgaagaggaggagctggacgAGGGAGATGAAGAG GAGCAAGATGAGGAgggtgatgatgacgatgacgagGGAGACTTTGACCCCAAG GCATAA
- the nap1l4a gene encoding nucleosome assembly protein 1-like 4a isoform X3: MQNPGGQMDRPANFHFLESMLPKVVKRRVHALKRLQVQCANIEAKFYEEVHELERKYAALYQPLFDKRRDIVTGTVEPTDEECEWHSDREEEEELAEEVKEKACIEDAKKEEAMPEEDPKGIPEFWLTIFKSVDMLSDMLQEHDEPILKHLKDIQVKFSEPGQPMSFTLEFHFEPNGYFNNAVLTKVYKMKSEPDASDPFSFEGPEIIDCEGCQIDWHKGKDVTVKTIKKKQKHKGRGTVRTVTKQVPNDSFFNFFNPVKASPDGEMDEDSEFTLATDFEIGHFFRERIVPRAVLYFTGEALEDDESFEEEELDEGDEEEQDEEGDDDDDEGDFDPKKEQPQPAECKQQ; encoded by the exons ATGCAAAATCCAGGAGGGCAGATGGACAGACCTGCCAACTTTCACTTCTTGGAAAG CATGCTTCCCAAAGTAGTGAAGAGGCGAGTGCACGCCTTGAAAAGGCTACAGGTGCAGTGTGCCAACATAGAGGCTAAATTCTACGAGGAGGTCCATGAGCTAGAGAGAAAGTATGCCGCTCTTTATCAGCCGCTGTTCGATAAG agACGAGATATTGTCACAGGAACCGTGGAACCCACAGATGAAGAGTGTGAGTGGCACAGcgacagagaggaagaggaggagctggct GAGGAGGTAAAGGAAAAAGCTTGTATTGAAGATGcaaagaaagaggaagcaaTGCCAGAGGAGGACCCTAAAGGCATCCCTGAGTTCTGGCTCACCATATTCAAGAGTGTGGACATGCTCAGTGACATGCTACAG GAACACGATGAGCCCATCCTAAAGCACCTGAAAGATATTCAAGTGAAGTTTTCTGAGCCTGGTCAGCCAATG AGTTTCACATTAGAGTTTCACTTCGAGCCAAATGGTTACTTCAATAATGCAGTTCTCACTAAAGTCTACAAGATGAAGTCAGAGCCTGATGCCTCAGACCCTTTCTCATTTGAGGGGCCAGAGATCATTGACTGTGAAGG CTGTCAGATAGACTGGCACAAGGGGAAGGATGTGACCGTGAAAACCATtaagaagaaacagaagcatAAAGGCCGTGGCACTGTCCGCACTGTTACCAAACAGGTTCCCAACGACTCATTCTTCAACTTCTTTAATCCTGTCAAAG CTTCACCAGATGGAGAAATG GACGAAGACTCTGAGTTCACCCTAGCCACAGACTTTGAGATTGGTCATTTCTTCCGTGAGAGAATAGTTCCCAGAGCAGTGCTGTATTTCACTGGAGAGGCTCTGGAAGATGatgagagt tttgaagaggaggagctggacgAGGGAGATGAAGAG GAGCAAGATGAGGAgggtgatgatgacgatgacgagGGAGACTTTGACCCCAAG AAAGAACAGCCCCAGCCTGCCGAATGCAAACAGCAGTAA
- the phlda2 gene encoding pleckstrin homology-like domain family A member 2 — protein sequence MKMSAEEICQVLKEGELEKRSDNLLQFWKRKTCVLTTDSLNIYADTQKRSKGKELKLQSIKKVDCVERTGKFVYFTIVTTDNKEIDFRCSGEENCWNAVITMALIDYQNRKAIQDFKTRQDNESASPGQQERRMARAP from the coding sequence atgaaaatgtcagcgGAGGAGATCTGCCAGGTCCTCAAGGAGGGAGAGCTGGAGAAGAGGAGCGACAACCTGCTCCAGTTCTGGAAGAGGAAGACGTGCGTCCTGACCACGGACAGCCTCAACATTTACGCCGACACGCAGAAGCGCTCCAAGGGCAAGGAGCTCAAACTGCAGTCCATCAAGAAGGTGGACTGCGTGGAGCGCACCGGCAAGTTCGTCTATTTCACCATCGTGACCACAGACAACAAGGAGATTGATTTCCGGTGCTCCGGGGAGGAGAACTGCTGGAATGCAGTGATCACCATGGCCCTGATTGATTATCAGAACAGAAAGGCCATCCAGGACTTTAAAACGCGGCAGGACAACGAGAGCGCGTCGCCCGGACAGCAGGAGAGACGCATGGCGAGGGCGCCCTGA